In Zingiber officinale cultivar Zhangliang chromosome 1A, Zo_v1.1, whole genome shotgun sequence, a genomic segment contains:
- the LOC122038348 gene encoding uncharacterized protein LOC122038348 yields the protein MHTLLRFGYPSLSVRCQLDSASSEGKQLTVGSPIVVVEAPPTLKTATPMPSLKINSGLVKEGDVGRIIARKPKDVWAVRLAIGAYLLDGKYFKPLDISE from the exons ATGCACACGCTGCTCCGGTTTGGTTATCCTTCTTTGAGCGTTCGATGTCAGCTGGACTCGGCGAGCAGCGAGGGGAAGCAACTCACGGTCGGCTCCCCGATCGTCGTCGTGGAGGCGCCGCCGACGCTCAAGACCGCCACCCCCATGCCGTCGCTCAAGATCAACTCTGGACTGGTCAAGGAGGGCGACGTCGGaag GATTATAGCGAGGAAGCCGAAGGATGTTTGGGCAGTCCGCCTGGCGATCGGCGCATACCTTTTAGACGGCAAGTACTTCAAGCCATTAGACATCTCTGAATGA